A single Muntiacus reevesi chromosome 9, mMunRee1.1, whole genome shotgun sequence DNA region contains:
- the NXPE4 gene encoding NXPE family member 4, with product MMMRIANHKSLLVLFITASWITFAVIQNSTKLQTVLKLPLSLHHWNFIMKTHSEAPLNPIVSPAETELRIKRIVEKLDQLIPPRPFTNVSSTSSAAHSRATLLSPRDTYCRGDRLDVLLEVRDHLGRRKEYGGDFLRARVSSPALKAGASGKVTDFNNGTYLVSFTLFWEGRVSLSVLLIHPSEGASALWRARNQGYDRVTFTGQFNRGTSQVSTDCALVLNSSAELCEYRDTRGQEAFYCVKPPHIPCAALTHMHSKNKDVSYLSKQERSLFERSNVGVEMMAKFNAITVSRCNSEKTVPVKRQCKFGMASSMPSGHVWKDTWNPVSCSLAAIKMKECLRGKFIYLLGDSTIRQWMEYFKSSINTLKSVDLHESGKFRKQLAVDLNENINIQWQKHSYPLIGSLTYSVKEIEYIAQVIDRIGGEKNTIIVISLGQHFRPFPIDVFIRRALNIHDAVQRLLLRSPDTVVIIKAENIREMNVDMERFSDFHGYIQYLALKDIFQDLNVGIIDAWDITIAYGTNNVHPPQSVVRNQINILLNFIC from the exons ATGATGATGAGAATAGCAAATCACAAGTCACTGTTGGTATTGTTTATAACAGCCTCTTGGATCACTTTTGCAGTTATCCAAAACTCCACAAAG TTACAGACTGTACTCAAGTTACCCTTGTCCCTCCATCACTGGAATTTCATCATGAAAACACATTCTGAAGCCCCACTGAATCCAATAGTTTCACCAGCAGAGACTGAGCTGAGGATAAAGAGGATCGTGGAGAAACTAGACCAGCTAATCCCACCCAGACCCTTCACCAACGTGAGCTCCACCAGCAGCGCCGCACACAGCAGAGCCACCCTCCTCAGCCCCCGGGACACATACTGCAGGGGGGACCGGCTGGACGTCCTGCTGGAGGTGAGGGACCACTTGGGGCGCAGGAAGGAGTATGGCGGGGATTTCCTCAGGGCCAGGGTGTCCTCCCCAGCCCTGAAGGCGGGTGCTTCTGGAAAGGTGACAGACTTCAACAACGGCACCTACCTCGTGAGCTTCACCCTGTTCTGGGAGGGCCGGGTGTCCCTGTCTGTCCTGCTCATCCACCCCAGCGAAGGGGCGTCGGCTCTCTGGAGGGCCAGGAACCAAGGCTACGACAGGGTGACCTTCACGGGCCAGTTTAACAGAGGCACCTCCCAAGTCAGTACTGACTGTGCCCTGGTTTTAAATTCAAGTGCTGAACTGTGTGAATACCGAGATACCCGAGGCCAAGAAGCCTTCTACTGCGTGAAGCCTCCACACATCCCCTGTGCTGCACTCACCCACATGCACTCCAAAAATAAGGACGTATCTTATCTTAGCAAACAAGAAAGAAGCCTCTTTGAAAG GTCAAATGTGGGTGTAGAGATGATGGCAAAGTTCAATGCCATTACTGTCTCCAGGTGTAACT CAGAAAAGACAGTTCCGGTGAAAAGGCAATGCAAGTTTGGAATGGCATCCTCAATGCCCAGTGGACATGTCTGGAAAGACACGTGGAATCCTGTCTCCTGTAGTCTGGCTGCAATCAAAATGAAAGAATGCCTGAGAGGAAAATTTATATATCTGTTGGGAGATTCCACGATCCGCCAGTGGATGGAATACTTCAAAAGCAGTATCAACA CGCTGAAGTCAGTGGATCTGCATGAATCTGGAAAATTTCGAAAGCAACTTGCTGTGGACTTGAACGAGAATATCAATATCCAGTGGCAAAAACATAGTTACCCCTTGATTGGATCATTGACCTATTCAGTCAAAGAGATTGAGTACATCGCCCAGGTTATTGACAGAattggaggagaaaaaaatactATCATTGTTATTTCTCTGGGCCAACACTTCAGACCCTTTCCCATTGATGTTTTTATCCGAAGGGCCCTCAACATCCATGATGCAGTTCAACGCCTTCTTCTGAGAAGCCCAGACACTGTGGTTATCATCAAGGCAGAAAACATCAGGGAGATGAATGTTGATATGGAGAGATTTAGTGACTTTCATGGTTATATCCAGTATCTTGCCTTGAAGGATATTTTCCAGGATCTCAATGTGGGCATTATTGATGCTTGGGATATAACAATTGCATATGGCACAAATAATGTCCACCCACCCCAGTCTGTAGTCAGAAATCAGATTAATATATTGTTAAACTTTATTTGCTAG